Within the Maribacter sp. BPC-D8 genome, the region CAATGTAGGTACCTTTGGTAGTGTATTTGGAACCCCAATAATCAATCAGCCACAAGTAGGTATTTTGGCACTTGGTGCAATTAGAAAGATTCCTTCGGTAATTGAAACATCAGAAGGTGATGTGATCGCTATTCGTAGTAAAATGTACTTATCTCACAGTTATGACCATAGGGTTGTAAATGGTGCGTTAGGTAGTATGTTTGCGAAAGCCGTTGCAGACTATCTAGAAGGTTGGGACGTTAACAGAGAAGTTTAGATTTTTAAAATTCAAATATTTAAAAGTCCAATAATACGCTCTGTATTGTTGGACTTTTTTTATGCATTATATTGTTTTCTAGAAGTTTAGAAGGTGTGTTAATGCTGAATTGGTATGCTAGTTGTGTTAAGGTTTATGAAGGTCTTTTAGTTTTTGTATTTCACGGTAAAAAATTATCAAGGGTAATTTTATGTGTCTAAAAAACGAAAGGGTATCTTTGTAAAAAGTTGAACACTTATGGAATTAAAGCTTACCAGACCTATTTGTTTCTTTGATTTAGAGACAACTGGGATCAATGTAGCAAAAGATCGTATTGTAGAAATAGCGATATTAAAAGTTTACCCTAACGGTAATAAAGAGAGTAAAACATGGTTGGTTAATCCTGAAATGGTGATACCAGAAGAGGTAATTGCCGTTCATGGTATTACTAATGAAAAGGTTGCCAATGAACCGACTTTCAAAGAACTTTCAAAAGAAATTTATAAGATTATAAAGGATAGTGATTTGGGCGGATTCAATTCTGACCGATTTGATATTCCCTTGTTAGCAGAAGAATTATTACGCTCAGATATAGATTTTGATATGAAAAATACGGTATCTGTAGATGTACAGACCATTTTTCATAAGATGGAAAAACGTACGTTAGAAGCTGCATATAAATTCTATTGCGATAAAGATCTTTTAGATGCACATAGTGCGGCGGCAGATACCAATGCAACTTACGAAGTTTTGCTGTCTCAATTAGATAGGTATCCTGATCTTGAAAATAATATCAAAAAACTATCTGAATTCTCTAGAAGAAAGCAATCTGTAGATTTTGCTGGCTTTATAGCTATGGATGAGGAAGGGGAAGAAGTTTTCTCTTTTGGTAAGCATAAGGGCAAAAAAGTACATGCTGTTTTAGAAAAAGAACCAGGGTATTTTGGTTGGATGCTAAACGCTGATTTTCCATTGTACACTAAAAAGATTCTTACTCAAATAAAACTGAGCAAACTCAATAATAAATTAGGTTAAAAATGCGCATTTTTTTAGTAGTATTTCTTTTGCTAATGGGTGTAGGTCATGCCCAAGAAGTTCTAGTCGAAGGTCATGTATATGATGATAAAACAAAAACTGCAGTACCATATGCCAACATAAGTTTTCTAAAAACTTTAAAAGGTACGTCAAGTGATGAAGAAGGATATTTCTATATAGATGTACCTGAATCATATTTAGAGCGCGATGTGCATATTTCAGCATTAGGCTTTAAAGACACTATAATGTCTGCCAGGGTTATTTCTGAAAAGAAGAAAATATACATGAAAGAAGAAACCTTCGAGCTTGAAGAAGTCGTGGTTTTTCAAAGTTTAGGAGATTCTCAGGTGCTTAATCCTGTGAGTTCGTATAGTATTAAAAGCGGATTTTCTTCTGCTGAGACCCCTTGGGTACTGGCATTGTATTTTCCTAATATAGGGGCTGCTAAAAAATATATAGAGAAAATAACTATTCATGTGCAGCAGAATAGCAAGTTCAAAAGAGCTTCGTCAAAATTCAGACTTCGAATATATGATGTAGATAAGAAAACCAAAAAACCTAATCATGATTTAATGCGTAAGAGTATCGTTTTAGAGAGTTCTAAAAACGAAGATTACGTATCTATAGATCTTTCTAGTATGGGCATTAGAATGCCAGATGAGGGTGTTTATATAGGGTTAGAGTGGATTTTCTTACCTTATAATTGGTATACAAACACTTTTAAGCATGCCATTACAAATAAGAACGTTGTAGAAGACCGGTTCGCACCTACCTTCGCCGCTGTATATCAAAAGAATCAAAATTTTAAGACGATGGTTTATGGTATGGGCGAATGGACAGATTTTGCTATAAAGGCGCCAGGTAATAATGAAAATTTAATACCAGCAATCAGTCTTAAGTTATCAAAGAAAAAATAAGGTAATATGAAGATTATATGTATCGGCAGAAATTATACTGCACATATCGATGAGCTTAAGAACGAAAGACCAGAAGAGCCTGTAGTTTTTATAAAGCCAGATTCGTCAGTATTGCCAAAACAGCAAGATTTTTATATTCCAGAGTTTTCAAATGATGTGCATTATGAAGTGGAGGTTTTGGTAAAAATCAAAAAAGTTGGTAAGCATATTAGTAAAGAATTTGCACCTACCTATTATGATGAAATAGGTTTAGGTATAGATTTTACGGCAAGAGATTTACAGTCAAAATTAAAAGAAAAGGGGCTTCCTTGGGAAAAAGCTAAAGGATTTGATGGTGCTGCCGTGATAGGAGAGTGGCTTCCAAAAACTGATTTTAAAGACATTAATAACCTTAATTTTAAGTTGTTAAAGAACGACGAGATCGTTCAAGAAGGCAATACTAGTTTTATGCTTTGGAAGATAGATGAAATAATTGCTTATGTTTCAACGTTCTTTATGTTGAAAAAAGGAGACATTATTTTTACTGGAACACCTGCCGGTGTTGGGAAAATAAGTCCAAATGACTATCTTACGGGTAGTTTGGAAGACAAAGAGCTTTTTACCTTAAAAATTAAGTGATGATTTATAACCTGGATAAGATTAACGAGATGGCAGAGGGGGATCAGGATTTTATAAATTCTGTGATAGCTGTTTTTTTGGAAGAAGTACCTGAAGATTTAGAAGCTTTAGAAAAGGCCCTTCAAGAAAAAAACCATGATCAAGTATATAAACTTGCGCATAAAATAAAGCCAAACGTAGATTTGCTCGGAATGGAACAAACTCGTGCCATAGCCTTAGAATTAGAAACTCTGGGTAAGCAAGAAGCTAATATGGCAGAAATTGAAAAGAGATTTCCGATACTCAAGACCGATATTAATCAGGTTGTGGCAGAATTAAAAATTGATTTCCAGTTATAATGCTTGCTGAAATTATTACTATTGGCGATGAAATTCTCATCGGTCAAATCATTGATACCAACTCCGCATTTATAGGTAAAGAACTGAATAAAATAGGTATTTCAGTTTATCAGATTACCTCTATACAAGATGAACGAACACATTTACTGAAAGCATTTAAAGATGCTTCTGAACGCGTAGATGTAGTGATTCTTACTGGCGGTCTAGGTCCTACCAAAGATGATATTACCAAACATACCTTATGTGAGTTCTTTAATGATGAGCTTGTAGAGAATGCCGAAGTATTGGCACATGTAGAAGAATTGTTTGCGAAATATATAAGCAATACTCCGATATCAGATATTAATAGAATGCAAGCTTTGGTACCGAGTAGGGCGGAAGTCTTGCATAATGCCAATGGTACTGCCCCTGGTATGTTAATTAGGGAGAATGAAGTAACATTCATCTCAATGCCTGGCGTGCCTTTTGAAATGAAGCACCTAATGACAGAATCTGTGATTCCTGCATTGGCGGCTTATTATAAAAGGCCTCATATTATACATAGAACAATAGTTACCTATGGTGTGGGAGAAAGTGCACTTGCCGAGCGTATTGAAGCTTGGGAAGATAATCTGCCTTCTAACATTAAATTGGCCTATTTACCTAATTTGGGTAAGGTGAGGTTGCGATTGTCTGGTAAAGCGGCTGATTATGATGAATTGGCAGCTGCAATGGATGCGGAATGTGATAAATTATATCCGTTGATCAACGATGTAGTATTTGGCTTCGAAGATGATGAAACCTTAGAAGAGATTGTAGCTAAATTGTTGACAGGTAAAAAGTTGACATTGTCGACGGCAGAGAGTTTTACGGGAGGTAAAATAGCAGAGAAAATTACGTCAATTCCTGGCGCATCTAATTATTTTAAAGGAGCTGTGGTCAGTTATGCTACCGAGGCTAAAATAAATGTACTAAAGGTGCCTAAAGAATTGGTTGATAAATATTCTGTGGTTAGCGCAGAAGTTGCAACTGCAATGGCAAAAGGAGCAAAAGAATTGATGAAAACCGATTTTGCAATAGCCACAACAGGTAATGCAGGACCAACAAAAGGAGATTCAAATGCAGAGGTTGGAACGGTATTTATCGCGATCGATGGACCGAAGTCGAAATTTGTACAAGAATTTAAAATGGGAAGCACTCGCGAGAGGGTTGTGGAAAAGTCTGTAAATAAGGCTTTTGAGCTTCTTCAAAAAGAAATTTTAAAAATGTGATCTTTATTGTTGTTGGAACGATAAAAAAGATATAAATTTGCACCCTGTTTAAAAGAAAAAGTCAGCACGATGTCAAAAGTATGTGAAATTACGGGGAAGAAGGCGATGTTTGGAAACAATGTTTCGTTTTCAATTAATAAAACGAGAAGAAGATTTGATGTAAATCTATCTAAAAAGCGTTTCTACATTCCTGAAGAAGACCGTTGGATTACTATTAAAGTTTCTACAAGAGCTTTAAAGAGTATCAATAAAAAAGGAATATCTGCTGTTTTGAAAGAAGCAAAAGCAAAAGGATTCGTTATTAAGTAATCTGGAAAATAGAGCATTAAGATGGCAAAGAAAGGCAATAGAATACAAGTTATATTAGAATGCACAGAGCATAAAGAATCTGGTCAACCAGGTACTTCAAGATATATCACGACAAAAAATAAGAAGAACACTCCTGAGAGATTGGAAATTAAAAAATTCAATCCTATTCTTAAGAGAATGACCCTTCATAAAGAAATTAAATAGATTCTTTTTTTTAAGAGAATCACTAAAAACATAAGACATGGCTAAGAAGACCGTAGCAAGTTTACAGACAAGTTCTAAAAGATTGACAAAAGCTATAAAAATGGTTAAGTCACCAAAATCAGGTGCTTACGTTTTTGTAGAGCAAGTAATGGCACCAGAAATGGTTGATGCTTGGATTGCCAAGAAATAAGAAATATAACTTTTAGTAGTTATTGAGCCCCTTTCATACGAAAGGGGCTTTTTATTTTTTTATATTTGACTAACCATAGGATGAACAATGAGCTTATTTAAAAAAATATTTTCTTCTCAGAAAAAAGAAACCTTAGATAAAGGTTTAGAAAAAACTAAAACCAGCTTCTTTTCGAAGTTAGGTAAAGCGGTTGCTGGTAAGTCTAAGGTAGACGATGACGTTTTAGATAATCTTGAAGAAGTATTGGTTTCTTCAGATGTTGGCGTAGATACTACCTTAAAGATTATACAAAGAATAGAGGCAAGAGTTGCTCGCGATAAGTATGTGGGTACCGATGAGCTTAATACGATTTTAAGAGCTGAAATTGCAGGTTTACTTTCAGAGACCAACGATAGCGAAACTGGCGATATTCAAATACCAAAAGATAAAAAGCCATATGTAATTATGGTCGTTGGCGTAAATGGTGTTGGTAAGACAACAACTATTGGTAAGTTGGCTTATCGTTTTAAAAATCAAGGTTTAAAAGTAGTTCTTGGTGCAGCCGATACTTTTAGGGCTGCGGCGATAGATCAATTACAGGTATGGGCTGATCGTGTAGATGTGCCTATAGTAAAGCAGCAAATGGGTAGTGATCCTGCTTCTGTTGCTTTTGATACCTTGAGTTCTGCCGTTACCCAAGATGCCGACGTTGTAATCATTGACACAGCAGGTAGATTGCACAACAAGGTGAACTTAATGAATGAGTTGACTAAGGTAAAACGTGTAATGCAAAAAGTAGTTGCCGATACTCCGCATGAAGTATTGTTGGTGCTAGATGGTTCTACTGGGCAAAATGCATTTGAGCAAGCAAAACAATTTACGAAAGCTACAGAAGTTACAGCTTTGGCAATCACCAAATTAGATGGTACTGCAAAAGGTGGAGTGGTTATAGGTATATCTGATCAATTTAAAATACCTGTAAAGTATATTGGTATAGGTGAGGGTATTGAAGATTTACAAGCATTTAATAAGCATGAGTTCGTAGATTCATTCTTTAAAATTTAAAATTGAGATACACCTGGTTCATACTTCCTCTTTTATTATGTAATCTGAGTTGGGGGCAAATGAACCACCCAAAAGCTAGTCCGTTTTCTAAGATAGAGCAAGAAGTCGGACTCTCAAAAATTACCATAGAATATTCAAGACCATCTGCTAAAGGTCGAGTTTTGTTTGGCAATCAATCAAGTGGGGAATCTAGTTTAGTACCTTATGGTCGTATTTGGCGGGTAGGGGCTAATGAATCTACCAAAATTACTTTTAGCACAGATGTTGTTATTGATGGTCAAAAGCTCGTTAAAGGCACTTATGCTTTGTATGCTTTTCCTGAAGCAAAAGAGTGGCAAATAGTTTTTCATAAAAATATTACGCATTGGGGTGATGGTCGACAAGCGTATAATGCAGAAGAAGATGCATTACGTATTTATGTTAAACCAATTCAAAAACAAGATTTTCAAGAGACTTTTCTAATTTCGTTTGATCATATTGATCACAACGGAGCTATTATGAATTGGAATTGGGGAACTACAGAAGTTTCAATCCCCATTCAATTTGATACGAAATCTATTTTTCAAGAGCAGATTAATACTCAATTATTAAATACTCCAACTGCACAAACCTATTACGAAATAGCACGTTATTATCAAGAGCAAAGATTAAAACCTATAGAAGCCCTCGGTTATGTCGATAGGGCCATTAGCATGGGTGGAGATACCTATTACTTTCATAGAGTACGTTCTTTGATTTTGGCAGATTTAGAAAAATATGAAGCTGCAATAAAAGCATCTAACATTTCTATTATTTTAGCAGAGAAGGAAGGTAAGGATGAATTTATTCGCTTGAATAAAAATGATATCCGCAGGTGGAAAACTCTTCAATCAACAAATAAATAAAAGTATGAAAAAGCATTTTTTATTATTAATTATCATTTTGTTGAGTGCTTGTAAAAACGAGCAAGAAGCTAAGAAAGAGGAAGTAATTCTTTGGACACCGTATAACGATTCAATTGAAGTAGCTGCAAATGGCGATCATGAAATTGGTCGCATGCAGTACAAGTTGATACAATCTAAGGTTTTAGATAAAAATGAAGTGTTTCGACCCCTATACGAAGAAGTTTCTAAGCTGACCGAAGGGGAGTATCAGAAGTTGCTTCCTATGATTTTGGAGCAAGATATTTTTGTTATTCGAAATCATATCAAAGAAGGTAGGCTGACGTATGAAAATTTGGTATTGTTTTATTTATATCGCATTTATAAGTATGAGTTGAATAATGAGACAACTTTAAATACCATAATAGCCCTTAATAAAGACGTGGTTGCGCAAGCACGAGAATTAGATAGGGAAAATGAAAAGGGAATAGCGGCTCAAACACAACATCCAATTTATGGTATGCCTATTTTGTTGAAAGACAATATTAATGCCTTGGGTATGAAAACTACTGCAGGTTCAATTGCGCTGATGGATAATGAAGTTGACGATTCGTTTATCGTTCAGCAATTGAAAAAGAACGGAGCCTTAATTTTAGGTAAGGTCAATTTAAGTGAATGGGCATATTTTTTATGTTCAGGTTGCCCGGTAGGGTATAGTGCTTACGGTGGTCAAACTCTAAACCCGTATGGGCGAAAAGTCTTTGAAACAGGCGGCTCCAGTTCTGGTAGTGGTACGGCGGTTGCGGCAAATTATGCTGTTGCTGCAGTAGGTACAGAAACTTCTGGTTCTATTTTATCACCTAGTAGTCAGAATTCTGTGGTAGGTTTAAAACCGACGATAGGTTTATTAAGTAGGTCGGGCATCGTACCCATTTCAAGTACCTTAGATACTCCGGGTCCCATGACTAAAAATGTGAGGGATAATGCTAATTTGCTGTCTGCTATGTTTGGTTATGATGAGTCAGATCCTGCATCTGTAGAAGATAATTTTATGGGAGTTTTATCTGTAGGCTTACATCCAATACCTTTTTCAGAAATGAGATTGGGTGCTATTAAAGAGCTGATGGAGAGCGATAGTATTTACAAACAGACCATTGAAGATTTAAAAGAAGCTGGTGCTACAATAATTGAGTTTACACCACCAGAGGTAGCTATGAACGGTTTTTTGAGTATCCTCAATATTGATATGCGAAATGACTTAAAGTCTTATTTAAAAGAAAAAACCAATCCTGAGTTGGTGAAAATTACTTCAATTGCAGATGCGGTGATATTTAATAATGCAGATTCATTGGTTAGAATTCCCTACGGGCAAGCATTATTTGAAGGTATATTATCAGATACTACCACAACTACCGAGCTAGAAGAAATAAAATCTAATCTTGAAAAAAATGGACGAACTTTCTTCGATACAGCGATGGATAAGTACAAACTAGACGCTGTTTTATCTATTAATAATTACCATGCTGGTTATGCTGCGGTTGCCAAATACCCTGCTCTGACAATACCTATGGGGTATAAAGTATCTGGTGAGCCGATAAGTTTAACCTTTATAGGAAAACAGTTTTCAGAAGCACATTTATTGAATATGGGAAAATCATATGAAGACAATTTTCATAATCGAGTGATGCCTAAAGACTATCAAAACTAAATTTGATTACTTGAAATGAAAAGACGGAGCTTTTTCAAAAAGACTTTTCGGTGGGTAGCTGGGCTAGGTTTGGTAACAGGATTGTACAGTTGGCAAATAGAACCTTTTTGGATGCAGTTTGTTCATATAAAAATGCCTTTGAAGAACTTACCAGATTCACTTGTCGGTAAAACAGTAATGCAAATAAGTGATGTGCATATTGGTAATTCTTTTGATTATCAATATATCATAGATTCATTTAAAGAAGCCCAAGAATTGAATCCTGATTTTGTAGTGTATACCGGAGACTATGTTACCTATGAAGACCATGAGCAAATAAGCCAATTGCAAGAGGTGTTCAAATTTGTGGTTAAAGGCTCGTTGGGTACTATCGGTATATTGGGTAATCACGACTACGGAATCGATTTTGTAGAGGATGATGTCGCACAAAAAATCACGAAGAGTCTAGAAGATGTAGGGGTGACCATGTTACGAAATGATACCTTAGAAATTAACGGACTCAATTTTCTTGGGATGGATGATTTTTGGGGTAGTAATTTTTATCCTGAAAAAGCTACTGCAAAATATAATCCTGAGAAAGCAAATATTACCCTATGTCACAATCCGGATGTATGTGATCTGCCTGTCTGGAATAATTTTAAAGGTTGGATACTCTCTGGTCATACCCATGGCGGACAAGTAAAACCACCTTTTCTGCCTGCATTAATATTACCGGTAAAAAATAAAAATTATGATGCCGGTATAAAAGATTTAAAAGATGGTAGAACCCTATATATAAATAGTGCCTTAGGTTGTTTGCGTCAAGTGCGTTTTAACGTAAGACCAGAAATTACCATATTTGAATTGGCTAAGGAAGTTTAGTAAATTACTTAGTTAATCAATAGACTGAATTACTTCATCTGTAGACAATCTAGATTTGCCTATTAAATTCGGTTGCGTATTATCATGTTCATCACGGTAGCCTATTGCCACTGAAAATAAAACCTTGTAATCTTTAATATTAAGTATGTTCTTATATTTTGCAACGTCGATACCTTCCATAGGAGTGGAGTCTATTTCCATAGATGCACATGCGGCTAAAAAGAATCCTAACGTAATATAAACTTGGTGAGATAACCAGTTAACCGTTTTCTCTTTTGATTGCGTTTTTATATATTGTTTGTAAAACTTAATAGAGTTTTCAAGTAAATTTTCTTCAACACGTTTTTCAAACTCTTCAAGATTATCCATTACACTGAATACTACAAGATGACTAGCATCTTTAATCTTAGAGGCATTGGAATATGAAGCATTAGCTAAGTCACTTTTTACCTGTTCATTGGAAACTAATGTAAACAACCAAGGTTGGCTATTTATAGAAGAGGGACTTAATTTTAAAATATGCTTTAAATCTTCAATATCTGCATTAGAGATTTTTCGGTCTACATCGTATTTTTGAGTTGTGTACCTATTTTCTGCAAAATGTTTAAAATCCATATTTACTTTATTTAGCTATTCTTATTTTTCTAGTTTATATAACTTAAAATAGTATTTTTTATTTTTAATAATATCAGTTAATTTTCGATTATAGCATTGATCAGCTCCCATATTTCATTGTCGAAATTAGAAGGACCTAAAAGTTCTTCGTTGCTAGTACCACCTAATCGTACAACGACCAAATCTAAGCTTGGTACCATATAAAGTTTTTGGTCATTTAATCCTAAGCCTGCATACATATCTGCAGGTGCATTGGGTATTAGGCTACCAGTAAACTCTTCGACAGTACTTGGTAGTCTAAAACTACTTTTACCATTTAACCAATACAGATATCCGTAAGAAAGATTTAAATCTTGAGAGCTATTTGTCATTGCATTAAAATAACTCTGATCAGAAAGAATTGAGGTTCCGTCCCAATTACCTTGATTTAAGTTTAAAATTCCGAAACGTGCCATACTTCTCGCCGAACTATAGAATACATTGTTATAGCCTACTTTAATGAATAAGCCTTGCATGCCAATTGGTTCTTTAATTTTTTTAGAAAAATAAGAGTTAAAATCAGTGTCGGTCGCGTTGGCGATGACATCATCTAATAACGTATAAGGTGCATTATGATAATACCAAAAAGTGCTAGGGTCATTTAAATATGATAGGCATTCTAAATCAGTGCAAAAAATATCATCGACTGTATAATCTAGACCGGTAGTCATAGTCAATTGATTTTTTATGGTGATATTCAATTCTTGTTCTAGAGGCATGTTCGACCAGCCTTCACCTAAATATGTAGATGTAGCATCTGTAATATCAAAGTATTCTTCTTCTTGAGCGATACCAGTAAGCATTGCCGTTAAATTTTTTCCGGCAGAATTCCATGCATGATTATCATCAGACTTAAAATCACCAAAGTATTTTTCGATTACTATTCGACCATCCTTCAGAATAATAAAAGCGTCGGTGTTATTATTTTCTAAAAAGAAATATAAGTTGCTTACTTGATCTTCGTTCCAACCTAATGTTTCCATAGATATGGTTTCCCACTCGTTGGCTCTCGAAATTGGAGGGAAATAAGTTTCTGTCGGTAATGGTGCCATCTCGGGTGGTATGCCACTTTTGCCAGTTTCTGAAGTAGGTTCAGAATCACTTGAGCACGAAGCTAAAATAATTGATAGGGCAAGTAGCCTGAAATATTGGGAGAATTTCATGGTTAATTTAAGATTTGGGTATTGATAAACTGTAATCAAATAAAGATTACAAGTAAATTTGTCCATATCTAACGTTTTTAAATACCCAAATCGTATTTTTGCACCCCAATTTAAATTATGAGGACAAAAACCCTTAAGAAGAACAAAATCAACGTAGTAACACTAGGTTGTTCAAAGAATGTTTATGATTCTGAAGTACTCATGGGCCAGTTAAAGGCTAACAACAAAGAAGTTGTGCATGAAGAAGAAGGAAACATAGTTGTAATTAACACCTGTGGCTTTATTGCAAATGCAAAAGAAGAAAGTGTTAATACCATTTTAGAATATGTTCAAAAGAAAGAAGATGGTGTCGTAGATAAAGTTTTTGTTACTGGTTGCTTAAGTGAGCGATACAAGCCAGATTTGCAGAAAGAGATCCCGAATGTAGACGAATACTTTGGTACCAGCGAGTTACCAGGTTTATTGAAAGCACTAGGGGCAGATTATAAACACGAGTTAATAGGTGAGCGTTTAACCACTACACCTAAAAACTACGCATATTTAAAAATCGCTGAAGGTTGTGATAGACCTTGTTCTTTTTGTGCAATTCCGCTAATGAGAGGTAAGCATAAAAGTACTCCGATTGAAGATTTGGTGACCGAGGCTGAAAAGTTAGCTGCCAAAGGTGTAAAAGAACTTATTTTAATTGCTCAAGATTTAACCTACTACGGGTTAGATTTATATAAGAAAAGAAATCTTGCCGAACTTTTGGAAGGGTTAGTAAAGGTTGAAGGTATAGAATGGATACGTTTACACTACGCATTTCCTGCAGGTTTTCCGATGGATGTGTTAGATGTAATGAATAGAGAACCAAAGGTTTGTAACTATTTAGATATTCCGTTACAGCACATATCTGACCGTATTCTTAAAAGTATGCGTCGTGGTACTACTGAAGCTAAAACAACTAAGTTGTTGAAGGAGTTTAGAGCTGCCGTACCAGAAATGACTATTAGAACCACGTTGATTGTTGGTTACCCTGGTGAAACTGAAGAAGATTTCGAGATTCTTAAAAACTGGGTAGTTGCTATGCGTTTTGAGCGCTTAGGTTGCTTTACGTACAGTCATGAAGAAAACACACATGCGTTTTCTTTAGAAGACGATGTACCAGAAGAAGTGAAACAAGAGCGTGCTAACATCATCATGGAAATTCAATCTCAAATTTCTTGGGAATTGAACCAGAAGAAAGTAGGGGAGACTTTTCGTTGTATTATAGATCGTAAAGAAGGTAACTACTTTATTGGAAGAACAGAATTTGATTCTCCAGATGTTGATAACGAGGTTTTAATAGATGCAGCTAAGCATTATGTGAAGCAAGGTGAGTTTGTAGATATTAAAATTACAGAAGCAGCTGACTTTGACCTTTATGGTGAGCCTGTTGTATAATCTAATTAAATAAAAATCCCGCTTTAAAACCACCCCAATTGGCTGTATTACCAGAAGTAAATTCTTTGGTAATCATTGTTCGGCTATATTCTAAATACAATTTTCTGTATTTGAGTATGAGTCCGTAGTCGATTTGTGCGGTTAACCTTTCTATATTTTTCGAAGAAATGGTGTACGGATTATCATTGGTAAAAATGCCGCCTTGCAAGGTGGCATCAAAACCAACTACATTGACGGTTGGTTGTGCAAAAGCATAAAATTTAAACTTCGAAGGTGTACTATTTCTAGAAAACGGATTATCTAAAAGTCCGACTGTGGTATTAAATCCGATAGATGCATTTGTAAATAGTGTTCCTAGTTGCAATGACGTTATGGTCTGTAAATTAGCTATATCTTTAAAATTGAAGACTTGCTTCTCATAACCAATTTTATAGTTCAATACTAGGTCATTTTGAATTTGATTATCCCATCCACCGGGAGTTTTATTTTCTATTAATCTATGAATAGCTGTTTGCATTTCTCTTCCAAAAGCACCGGGACCAATAATCCCCAAGCTTAACGATTGAGATAACCTTGATTTAGAAATGGTGTCTGTTGCAATGATAAAACTCTTAAGGTATATAGCAACAGCAA harbors:
- the rpmB gene encoding 50S ribosomal protein L28, with the translated sequence MSKVCEITGKKAMFGNNVSFSINKTRRRFDVNLSKKRFYIPEEDRWITIKVSTRALKSINKKGISAVLKEAKAKGFVIK
- a CDS encoding Hpt domain-containing protein; protein product: MIYNLDKINEMAEGDQDFINSVIAVFLEEVPEDLEALEKALQEKNHDQVYKLAHKIKPNVDLLGMEQTRAIALELETLGKQEANMAEIEKRFPILKTDINQVVAELKIDFQL
- a CDS encoding 3'-5' exonuclease, with protein sequence MELKLTRPICFFDLETTGINVAKDRIVEIAILKVYPNGNKESKTWLVNPEMVIPEEVIAVHGITNEKVANEPTFKELSKEIYKIIKDSDLGGFNSDRFDIPLLAEELLRSDIDFDMKNTVSVDVQTIFHKMEKRTLEAAYKFYCDKDLLDAHSAAADTNATYEVLLSQLDRYPDLENNIKKLSEFSRRKQSVDFAGFIAMDEEGEEVFSFGKHKGKKVHAVLEKEPGYFGWMLNADFPLYTKKILTQIKLSKLNNKLG
- a CDS encoding competence/damage-inducible protein A → MLAEIITIGDEILIGQIIDTNSAFIGKELNKIGISVYQITSIQDERTHLLKAFKDASERVDVVILTGGLGPTKDDITKHTLCEFFNDELVENAEVLAHVEELFAKYISNTPISDINRMQALVPSRAEVLHNANGTAPGMLIRENEVTFISMPGVPFEMKHLMTESVIPALAAYYKRPHIIHRTIVTYGVGESALAERIEAWEDNLPSNIKLAYLPNLGKVRLRLSGKAADYDELAAAMDAECDKLYPLINDVVFGFEDDETLEEIVAKLLTGKKLTLSTAESFTGGKIAEKITSIPGASNYFKGAVVSYATEAKINVLKVPKELVDKYSVVSAEVATAMAKGAKELMKTDFAIATTGNAGPTKGDSNAEVGTVFIAIDGPKSKFVQEFKMGSTRERVVEKSVNKAFELLQKEILKM
- a CDS encoding DUF4295 domain-containing protein; translation: MAKKTVASLQTSSKRLTKAIKMVKSPKSGAYVFVEQVMAPEMVDAWIAKK
- a CDS encoding carboxypeptidase-like regulatory domain-containing protein gives rise to the protein MRIFLVVFLLLMGVGHAQEVLVEGHVYDDKTKTAVPYANISFLKTLKGTSSDEEGYFYIDVPESYLERDVHISALGFKDTIMSARVISEKKKIYMKEETFELEEVVVFQSLGDSQVLNPVSSYSIKSGFSSAETPWVLALYFPNIGAAKKYIEKITIHVQQNSKFKRASSKFRLRIYDVDKKTKKPNHDLMRKSIVLESSKNEDYVSIDLSSMGIRMPDEGVYIGLEWIFLPYNWYTNTFKHAITNKNVVEDRFAPTFAAVYQKNQNFKTMVYGMGEWTDFAIKAPGNNENLIPAISLKLSKKK
- a CDS encoding fumarylacetoacetate hydrolase family protein gives rise to the protein MKIICIGRNYTAHIDELKNERPEEPVVFIKPDSSVLPKQQDFYIPEFSNDVHYEVEVLVKIKKVGKHISKEFAPTYYDEIGLGIDFTARDLQSKLKEKGLPWEKAKGFDGAAVIGEWLPKTDFKDINNLNFKLLKNDEIVQEGNTSFMLWKIDEIIAYVSTFFMLKKGDIIFTGTPAGVGKISPNDYLTGSLEDKELFTLKIK
- the rpmG gene encoding 50S ribosomal protein L33 translates to MAKKGNRIQVILECTEHKESGQPGTSRYITTKNKKNTPERLEIKKFNPILKRMTLHKEIK
- the ftsY gene encoding signal recognition particle-docking protein FtsY, which produces MSLFKKIFSSQKKETLDKGLEKTKTSFFSKLGKAVAGKSKVDDDVLDNLEEVLVSSDVGVDTTLKIIQRIEARVARDKYVGTDELNTILRAEIAGLLSETNDSETGDIQIPKDKKPYVIMVVGVNGVGKTTTIGKLAYRFKNQGLKVVLGAADTFRAAAIDQLQVWADRVDVPIVKQQMGSDPASVAFDTLSSAVTQDADVVIIDTAGRLHNKVNLMNELTKVKRVMQKVVADTPHEVLLVLDGSTGQNAFEQAKQFTKATEVTALAITKLDGTAKGGVVIGISDQFKIPVKYIGIGEGIEDLQAFNKHEFVDSFFKI